In one window of Protaetiibacter larvae DNA:
- a CDS encoding DarT ssDNA thymidine ADP-ribosyltransferase family protein: protein MAGVVSAPPSLKLPGRRVFHVTHVRTLESIALDGALRADAVPDVDVSSATTRELRATATVPDGRAVAEFVAFALAQDSTRWEQLRDGAEGAHWSDAARAARPTEFVLLAVPVDALGADLVFADGDSGASGTRFAAGLDAGTAALRRLHASDPDFRDAELLAAGPVPLDAVAIVTVANDRVRDEVRTLFANAGLPAPRIAVYPPLFQSA, encoded by the coding sequence GTGGCGGGCGTCGTGTCGGCGCCGCCGTCGCTCAAGCTGCCCGGGCGTCGCGTCTTCCATGTGACGCATGTGCGCACCCTCGAGTCGATCGCGCTCGATGGCGCGCTGCGCGCGGATGCGGTGCCGGATGTCGACGTGAGCTCGGCGACCACGCGCGAGCTGCGCGCGACCGCGACGGTGCCGGATGGGCGCGCGGTGGCGGAGTTCGTGGCGTTCGCGCTCGCCCAGGATTCGACCCGTTGGGAGCAACTGCGGGATGGGGCGGAGGGCGCGCACTGGTCGGATGCGGCACGTGCGGCGCGCCCGACCGAGTTCGTGCTGCTCGCCGTGCCCGTCGACGCGCTCGGCGCCGACCTCGTGTTCGCGGACGGCGACTCGGGGGCCTCCGGCACCCGGTTCGCGGCGGGCCTCGATGCCGGAACCGCGGCGCTGCGGAGGCTGCACGCGAGCGATCCCGACTTCCGGGATGCCGAGCTGCTGGCCGCCGGTCCGGTGCCGCTCGACGCGGTCGCCATCGTGACGGTGGCCAACGACAGGGTGCGCGACGAGGTGCGCACCCTGTTC